The Cervus elaphus chromosome 22, mCerEla1.1, whole genome shotgun sequence genome has a window encoding:
- the CLEC6A gene encoding C-type lectin domain family 6 member A isoform X1: MVREGKAESCFHARLWCIVVLCLVLLSACFTVSCVVTYYFTYGNTGKRLSELHTHHSSLTCFSEGTRVTEKIWACCPGTWKPFGSSCYFISSKENFWAKSEQNCVGMGAHLVVINTEAEQDFIIQQLNKTFSYFLGLSDPQGNGNWQWIDQTPYKENVRFWHQNEPNFSAEECASIVFWDERGWGWNDVFCDSKRKSICEMKKIYL, from the exons ATGGTGCGGGAAG GGAAAGCAGAATCCTGCTTCCATGCGAGGCTCTGGTGTATCGTGGTACTTTGCTTAGTCCTCCTCAGTGCATGTTTCACTGTGAGCTGTGTGG TGActtattattttacatatggcaacaCTGGCAAAAGACTGTCTGAACTGCACACACACCATTCAAGTCTAACCTGCTTCAGTGAAGGGACAAGGGTGACAG AAAAGATTTGGGCATGTTGCCCAGGTACCTGGAAGCCGTTCGGTTCCAGCTGCTACTTTATTTCTTCTAAAGAGAATTTCTGGGCTAAGAGTGAGCAGAACTGCGTTGGGATGGGAGCTCACTTGGTGGTGATCAACACAGAAGCAGAGCAG GATTTCATTATCCAGCAGctgaataaaacattttcttattttctgggaCTCTCAGACccacaagggaatggcaactggCAATGGATTGATCAGACACCTTACAAGGAAAATGTCAG ATTTTGGCACCAAAATGAACCCAACTTTTCTGCAGAGGAATGTGCTTCAATTGTTTtctgggatgagagaggatgggGCTGGAACGATGTTTTCTGTgattctaaaaggaaatcaatatgTGAGATGAAGAAGATTTACCTATGA
- the CLEC6A gene encoding C-type lectin domain family 6 member A isoform X2, which produces MVREVTYYFTYGNTGKRLSELHTHHSSLTCFSEGTRVTEKIWACCPGTWKPFGSSCYFISSKENFWAKSEQNCVGMGAHLVVINTEAEQDFIIQQLNKTFSYFLGLSDPQGNGNWQWIDQTPYKENVRFWHQNEPNFSAEECASIVFWDERGWGWNDVFCDSKRKSICEMKKIYL; this is translated from the exons ATGGTGCGGGAAG TGActtattattttacatatggcaacaCTGGCAAAAGACTGTCTGAACTGCACACACACCATTCAAGTCTAACCTGCTTCAGTGAAGGGACAAGGGTGACAG AAAAGATTTGGGCATGTTGCCCAGGTACCTGGAAGCCGTTCGGTTCCAGCTGCTACTTTATTTCTTCTAAAGAGAATTTCTGGGCTAAGAGTGAGCAGAACTGCGTTGGGATGGGAGCTCACTTGGTGGTGATCAACACAGAAGCAGAGCAG GATTTCATTATCCAGCAGctgaataaaacattttcttattttctgggaCTCTCAGACccacaagggaatggcaactggCAATGGATTGATCAGACACCTTACAAGGAAAATGTCAG ATTTTGGCACCAAAATGAACCCAACTTTTCTGCAGAGGAATGTGCTTCAATTGTTTtctgggatgagagaggatgggGCTGGAACGATGTTTTCTGTgattctaaaaggaaatcaatatgTGAGATGAAGAAGATTTACCTATGA
- the LOC122680744 gene encoding 40S ribosomal protein S25-like, giving the protein MLPKDDKKKDAGKSAKKDKDPVNKSGDKAKKKKWSKGKVEDKLNNLVLFNRATYDKLYKEVPNYKLITPAVVSERLKIRGSLARAALQELLSKGLIKLVSKHRAQVIYTRNTKGGDAPAAGEDA; this is encoded by the exons ATGCTGCCCAAGGATGACAAGAAGAAAGATGCCGGAAAGTCGgccaagaaagacaaagatcCAGTGAACAAATCTGGGGACAAGGCCAAAAAGAAGAAGTGGTCCAAAGGCAAAGTTGAGGACAAGCTCAATAACCTAGTCTTGTTTAACAGAGCAACATATGACAAACTCTATAAAGAAGTTCCCAACTATAAGCTTATAACTCCAGCTGTCGTCTCTGAGAGGCTGAAGATTCGTGGTTCCCTGGCCAGAGCAGCCCTTCAGGAACTCCTTAGTAAAGGACTTATTAAACTGGTTTCAAAGCACAGAGCTCAAGTGATTTACACCAGAAACACCAAGG GTGGAGATGCCCCAGCTGCTGGTGAAGATGCATGA